A part of Oncorhynchus kisutch isolate 150728-3 linkage group LG2, Okis_V2, whole genome shotgun sequence genomic DNA contains:
- the LOC109868793 gene encoding transient receptor potential cation channel subfamily V member 6-like has translation MAPPLARSAPGELNHWWSQIRFRLQNRKGWKETLDETFLLQNKRTNDIPLFFAAKENSAGCIKKLLDCASTNIFERGALGETALHVAVQNDNMDAAIALMDGAPELINEPMTSDLFLGMTPLHIAVVNQNFNLVRSLIGKGADVATPRVTGLYFRKRRGGLLYYGEHILAFAACVGNQDIISMVINAGASTRAQDSIGNTVLHILVLQPNKTLACLALDLLLAHDVELDQAVPLDMVSNYRGLTPFKLAAKEGNLVAFQHLVNRRRVVQWNLGPLTSNLYDLSEIDSLVADDNLSVLELIVGSQRREARRILEVTPVRQLVSLKWNLYGKHYFRLLLLLYLLYIGTFTLCCVYRPLKDAPENYTVSDMDKTIRVQKTLKESYVTYGDNLRLAGEMISVLGALVILLLEIPDMLRVGAKQYFGQTALGGPFHVILIAYAFLVVLLCVFRVSGVQGETVVMAVCLVLGWSNVMFFARGFQMLGPYVIMIQKIIFGDLTKFMWLSFIVLIGFSTSLWMVYMTQDPDSLPAYRSFPITLFSLFELNVGLIDLPVVHTITTPPIVHVLHCTFSVACMLLLNLLIAMMIDTQRRVAQERDELWRIQVVATTLMLERRLPRCLWPRLGVCGLLYGLGERWYLRVEDRNDPLVQKMRRYVQAFSKDEDQSKEREEMENTDTSKGPGNLAFWHMIHHNSLGLDMEQEEDDQEVR, from the exons ATGGCCCCACCTTTGGCAAGATCTGCTCCAGGTGAGCTCAACCATTGGTGGAGCCAGATTAGGTTCCGCCTCCAGAACAGGAAGGGGTGGAAAGAGACGCTGGATGAAACTTTTTTGCTGCAGAACAAAAG GACAAATGACATTCCTCTCTTCTTTGCGGCCAAAGAGAACAGTGCAGGTTGCATTAAGAAACTTCTGGACTGTGCATCCACTAACATCTTTGAGAGAGGTGCTCTGGGGGAGACAGCGCTGCATGTGGCAGTTCAGAATGATAACATGGATGCTGCCATAGCTCTGATGGATGGAGCACCTGAACTCATCAATGAgcccatgacctctgacctcttcctTG GCATGACACCTCTccacattgctgtggtgaatcaGAACTTTAACCTGGTCCGCAGTCTGATTGGTAAAGGGGCGGATGTGGCCACGCCCAGAGTCACAGGCCTGTACttcaggaagagaagaggagggctGCTCTACTATG GTGAGCACATCCTGGCATTTGCGGCCTGTGTGGGGAATCAGGACATCATCTCCATGGTGATCAACGCAGGAGCCAGCACCAGGGCCCAGGACTCCATCG GTAACACAGTGCTCCATATTCTGGTCCTGCAGCCCAATAAGACTTTAGCATGCCTGGCGTTGGATCTGTTGTTGGCACATGACGTTGAGCTGGACCAGGCTGTGCCACTGGACATGGTGTCCAACTATCGTGGCTTAACGCCCTTCAAACTGGCTGCCAAGGAGGGCAACCTTGTG GCCTTCCAGCACCTGGTCAACCGGAGGCGAGTCGTCCAGTGGAACCTGGGAccactgacctctaacctctatgaCCTCTCAGAGATTGACTCCTTGGTCGCCGACGACAACCTCTCTGTGCTGGAGCTCATCGTGGGCAGCCAGAGGAGAGAG GCAAGAAGGATACTGGAAGTGACTCCTGTTAGGCAATTGGTCAGTCTCAAGTGGAACCTCTATGGAAAACACTACTTTAG attgttgctgctgctgtaccTCCTGTACATTGGGACCTTCACACTGTGTTGTGTGTATCGCCCTCTAAAGGACGCTCCAGAGAATTACACTGTATCTGACATGGACAAAACCATCCGCGTGCAGAAAACTCTGAAG GAGAGTTATGTGACCTATGGGGACAACTTGCGTCTGGCAGGAGAGATGATCAGTGTCCTGGGTGCCCTGGTTATTCTGCTACTGGAG ATCCCAGATATGCTGAGAGTGGGGGCCAAGCAGTACTTTGGACAGACGGCCCTGGGGGGACCCTTCCATGTCATTCT TATTGCCTATGCGTTCCTGGTggtgctgctgtgtgtgttcagggtcagTGGGGTGCAGGGGGAGACAGTTGTCATGGCTGTGTGTCTGGTGCTGGGCTGGAGCAACGTCATGTTCTTCGCCCGAGGCTTTCAGATGCTGGGGCCTTACGTCATCATGATACAGAAG ATTATATTTGGAGACCTGACCAAGTTCATGTGGCTGAGCTTCATCGTGCTCATAGGGTTTTCCACCT ccctgTGGATGGTGTACATGACTCAGGACCCAGACTCTCTACCTGCGTACCGCTCCTTCCCCATCACTCTGTTCTCCCTGTTTGAGCTGAATGTGGGTCTGATAGACCTGCCAGTGGTCCACACCATCACAACACCCCCTATTGTCCATGTGCTGCACTGCACCTTCTCTGTAGCCTGCATGCTGCTGCTCAACCTGCTCATAGCCATGATGATTGATACACAACGGAGAGTTGCCCAGGAGAGGGATGAGCTCTGGAGGATACAG GTGGTGGCCACAACCCTGATGTTGGAGAGGAGGTTGCCCCGCTGCCTGTGGCCCCGGCTGGGGGTGTGTGGACTGCTCTACGGCCTGGGGGAGCGGTGGTACCTCCG GGTTGAGGATCGCAACGACCCACTGGTGCAAAAGATGCGTCGCTACGTGCAAGCCTTCTCTAAGGATGAGGACCAGAGCAAGGAGcgggaggagatggagaacacTGACACGTCAAAAGGACCTGGAAACCTGGCATTCTGGCATATGATTCACCACAACTCCCTGGGTTTAGACATGGAACAGGAAGAGGATGACCAGGAAGTAAGATAG
- the LOC109868252 gene encoding transient receptor potential cation channel subfamily V member 6-like: protein MAPPLARSAPGELNHWWSQLRFRLQNRKGWNEMLDETFLLQNKRTNDIPLFFAAKENSAGCIKKLLDCASTNIFERGALGETALHVAVLNDNMDAAVALMDGAPELINEPMTSDLFLGMTPLHIAVVNQNFNLVRSLIGKGADVATPRVTGLYFRKRRGGLLYYGEHILAFAACVGNQDIISMVINAGASTRAQDSIGNTVLHILVLQPNKTLACLALDLLLAHDVELDQTVPLDMVPNYRGLTPFKLAAKEGNLVAFQHLVNRRRVVQWNLGPLTSNLYDLSEIDSLVADDDLSVLELIVGSQRREARRILEVTPVRQLVSLKWNLYGKHYFRLLLLLYLLYIGTFTLCCVYRPLKDAPENYTVSDMDKTIRVQKTLKESYVTYGDNLRLAGEMISVLGALVILLLEIPDMLRVGAKQYFGQTALGGPFHVILIAYAFLVVLLCVFRVSGVQGEAVVMAVCLVLGWSNVMFFARGFQMLGPYVIMIQKIIFGDLTKFMWLSFIVLMGFSTSLWMVYMTQDPDSLPAYRSFPITLFSQFELSVGLIDLPVDHTITTPPIVHVLHCTFSVVSYILLLNLLIAMMSDTHWRVAQERDELWRTQVVATTLMLERRLPRCLWPRLGVCGLLYGLGERWYLRVEDRNDPLVQKMRRYVQAFSNDEDQSKEREEMENTDTSKGPGSPLIRPKHRGGIDGNRKSLACWQMIRHSALGLDVEQEEPEDDQEVRYV, encoded by the exons ATGGCCCCGCCCCTGGCAAGATCTGCTCCAGGTGAACTCAACCATTGGTGGAGCCAGCTCAGGTTCCGCCTCCAGAACAGGAAGGGGTGGAACGAGATGCTTGATGAAACATTTTTGCTGCAGAACAAAAG GACAAATgacatccctctcttctttgcgGCCAAAGAGAACAGTGCAGGTTGCATTAAGAAACTTCTGGACTGTGCATCCACTAACATCTTTGAGAGAGGTGCTCTGGGGGAAACAGCGCTGCATGTGGCAGTTCTGAATGATAACATGGATGCTGCCGTAGCTCTGATGGACGGAGCACCTGAACTCATCAATGAgcccatgacctctgacctcttcctTG GCATGACACCTCTccacattgctgtggtgaatcaGAACTTTAACCTGGTCCGCAGTCTGATTGGTAAAGGGGCGGATGTGGCCACGCCCAGAGTCACAGGCCTGTACttcaggaagagaagaggagggctGCTCTACTATG GTGAGCACATCCTGGCATTTGCGGCCTGTGTGGGGAATCAGGACATCATCTCCATGGTGATCAACGCAGGAGCCAGCACCAGGGCCCAGGACTCCATTG GTAACACAGTGCTCCATATTCTGGTCCTGCAGCCCAATAAGACTTTAGCATGCCTGGCGTTGGATCTGTTGTTGGCCCACGACGTTGAGCTGGACCAGACTGTGCCACTGGACATGGTGCCCAACTATCGTGGCTTAACGCCCTTCAAACTGGCTGCCAAGGAGGGCAACCTTGTG gCCTTCCAGCACCTGGTCAACCGGAGGCGAGTCGTCCAGTGGAACCTGGGAccactgacctctaacctctatgaCCTCTCAGAGATCGACTCCTTGGTCGCCGACGACGACCTCTCTGTGCTGGAGCTCATCGTGGGCAGCCAGAGGAGAGAG GCAAGAAGGATACTGGAAGTGACTCCTGTTAGGCAATTGGTCAGTCTCAAGTGGAACCTCTATGGAAAACACTACTTTAG attgttgctgctgctgtaccTCCTGTACATTGGGACCTTCACACTGTGTTGTGTGTATCGCCCTCTAAAGGACGCTCCAGAGAATTACACTGTATCTGACATGGACAAAACCATCCGCGTGCAGAAAACTCTGAAG GAGAGTTATGTGACCTATGGGGACAACTTGCGTCTGGCAGGAGAGATGATCAGTGTCCTGGGTGCCCTGGTTATTCTGCTACTGGAG ATCCCAGATATGCTGAGAGTGGGGGCCAAGCAGTACTTTGGACAGACGGCCCTGGGGGGACCCTTCCATGTCATTCT TATTGCCTATGCGTTCCTGGTggtgctgctgtgtgtgttcagggtcagTGGGGTGCAGGGGGAGGCAGTTGTCATGGCTGTGTGTCTGGTGCTGGGCTGGAGCAATGTCATGTTCTTCGCCCGAGGCTTTCAGATGCTGGGGCCTTACGTCATCATGATACAGAAG ATTATATTTGGAGACCTGACCAAGTTCATGTGGCTGAGCTTCATCGTGCTCATGGGGTTTTCCACCT ccctgTGGATGGTGTACATGACTCAGGACCCAGACTCTCTACCTGCGTACCGCTCCTTCCCCATCACTCTGTTCTCCCAGTTTGAGCTGAGTGTGGGTCTGATAGACCTGCCAGTGGACCACACCATCACAACGCCCCCTATTGTCCATGTGCTGCACTGCACCTTCTCTGTGGTCTCCTACATACTGCTGCTCAACCTGCTCATAGCCATGATGAGTGATACACACTGGAGAGTTGCCCAGGAGAGGGACGAGCTCTGGAGGACACAG GTGGTGGCCACTACCCTGATGTTGGAGAGGAGGTTGCCCCGCTGCCTGTGGCCCCGGCTGGGGGTGTGTGGACTGCTCTACGGCCTGGGGGAGCGGTGGTACCTCCG GGTTGAGGATCGCAACGACCCACTGGTGCAAAAGATGCGTCGCTACGTGCAAGCCTTCTCTAACGATGAGGACCAGAGCAAGGAGcgggaggagatggagaacacTGACACGTCAAAAGGACCTGGAAGCCCTCTGATCAGACCCAAACACAGGGGTGGGATAgatggaaacaggaagtcccTGGCATGCTGGCAAATGATTCGCCACAGCGCTCTGGGTTTAGATGTGGAACAGGAAGAGCCTGAGGATGACCAGGAAGTAAGATACGTCTGA